In one Methylocaldum szegediense genomic region, the following are encoded:
- a CDS encoding HDOD domain-containing protein translates to MPLETAEPLQNPLLQICYQEMRAKTLVLPTLPDISLKIRKAINDERANNSKIARIVQIDPAITARLIHVANSPIYHGRKKIESCPEALTRLGLRAAQHLITTFSLKTVFNAKTPQIRKRMQELWTHSSYVAAICAVLAHKTRGFDPDRAMLAALVHDIGTVPVLTFADRHPELVADPRHLDQAIQTLRAPVGAMILRKWNFPEDFEEVTIHAENWFRDHPGPPDYTDLVILAQLHSFVGTLQIYKYPRMDEIPAYRKIMEGQIATDLSKDVLGLAKEEILQIRQLLAR, encoded by the coding sequence ATGCCCCTCGAGACGGCCGAACCTCTTCAAAATCCCTTATTGCAGATCTGCTATCAGGAAATGCGGGCGAAAACGCTCGTACTGCCAACACTCCCCGACATTTCGTTGAAAATTCGCAAAGCGATCAACGACGAGCGCGCCAACAATTCCAAAATCGCCCGGATCGTACAAATCGATCCCGCGATTACCGCACGGCTTATTCACGTTGCCAACAGCCCGATTTATCACGGCCGCAAGAAAATCGAGAGTTGCCCCGAAGCCCTGACCCGGCTCGGGCTCAGAGCCGCACAACATCTGATCACCACCTTTTCCTTAAAGACGGTGTTCAACGCCAAGACACCGCAAATCCGTAAACGAATGCAGGAACTTTGGACGCATAGCAGCTATGTTGCCGCCATTTGTGCCGTGCTGGCCCACAAGACACGAGGATTTGATCCCGATCGGGCGATGCTAGCCGCACTAGTTCATGATATCGGTACCGTTCCCGTGCTCACCTTCGCGGATCGACATCCGGAACTGGTTGCCGATCCCCGTCATCTCGACCAGGCGATACAAACCTTGCGCGCGCCTGTTGGCGCGATGATCTTGAGAAAATGGAATTTTCCAGAGGATTTTGAAGAGGTGACCATCCATGCTGAAAACTGGTTTCGAGATCACCCCGGTCCTCCGGACTACACCGACCTTGTTATCTTGGCCCAGTTGCACAGCTTTGTCGGCACGCTGCAAATTTATAAGTACCCTCGCATGGACGAAATACCGGCTTACCGCAAGATCATGGAGGGACAAATAGCGACGGACCTGAGCAAAGACGTGCTTGGTCTAGCCAAGGAAGAAATCTTGCAGATTCGCCAGCTGCTCGCCCGGTAA